In Gracilibacillus salitolerans, the sequence TTAATGCTGGTGTAGATATCGAAATGATGACAGCTTGTTATGTGAAAAACTTAAAGGATTTGGTGGAAGCTGAAGAAGTAAAAGAAGAACTTATCGATGAAGCCGTAATCCGTATACTGGAACTTAAAGAGAAATTAGGATTGTTTGAAAATCCTTATCGAGGTGCTGATGAACAATTAGAAAAAGAAGTGATTATGAGTACAGAGCATCGAGAAGTTGCTTATGAGCTTGCTACTAAATCATGCGTTTTATTAAAGAACGAAGAAATTCTTCCACTTCAAAAAGACAAGAAAATAGCACTTATAGGACCGTTTGCAAATAATGGTGACATACTTGGGCAATGGTCTTGGCAAGGTTCAAAGGAAGAATCTGTAAAGATTTATGAAGGAATGACTAATAAAGTAGGAATAGCTAATGTTCTCACTGCTCGAGGTAGTGGTATTGACTCTGCTACAGATGATCAATTTGCTGAAGCAGTTAAAATTGCAAAGAAAGCAGACGTTATTGTGTTAGCTTTAGGTGAAAAGTCAGAAATGAGTGGTGAAGCAGGGAGTCGTTCCAATATACGCTTACCTGATGTGCAATTAAAGCTAATTGAAGAAATGAAAAAATTGAATAAACCAATCGTTTCTGTATTAATTAATGGACGCCCACTTGACTTACACGGCGTATATGAAGAATCTGATGGCATTTTAGAGGGATGGTTCCCTGGTACAGAAGGTGGAAGAGCTATCGCTGACTTACTCTACGGTGATGTTAACCCTTCCGGCCGTCTGACAATGTCCTTTCCTTACAATGTAGGGCAAGTACCCGTTTATTATAATCACTACAATACAGGTCGTCCAAAGGATGCTCCTGATGCACAGGATCGCTATGTGTCACAATATTTAGATATTCCAAATGAACCTCTTTTTCCATTCGGTTTCGGGTTAAGTTATACGAATTATCAATATAGTGATTTAACTTTATCGACGGACCACTTAACAGCAAACGATGAAATCGAAGTCTCGGTAAAAGTTAAAAACGTAGGCTCTACTAAAGGTGAAGAGGTCGTTCAATTATATGTGCGAGATCTTGTAGGAGAAGTTGTACGACCATTAAAAGAATTAAAAGCATATCAAAAGATTAAATTGAATCCTGGGGAAGAACGAGAAATTACTTTCAGCTTAACAGAGGAACAATTACGTTATTATCATGCAGACCTGTCTTTTGAAAGTGATACAGGTAAGTTCAAAGTATTTGTTGGACCTAATAGCAGGGAATGCTTGGAGCAGTCATTTGATTTAAGAAAATAAAAACATAGGAAAAAATGGGTGTGATAATTTGCACCCTTTTTTCTATTCTACATGTTTTAAGGAGTGTTCGAGAATGATGGAAGTCAAGGATCAAAGTATTGCCATCAATGGCGAACAGGTTATGATTTTTGGATTTAGAGGGTTATAAAAAACAATAAATGGATTTATATTTTAGGGTGTTGGTCTAAATTATCTAGTTTAGACTTTATCCCCCTTCATTCTTTCTCGTTCAATTTTTCTGCGTCGAGTAATAAAGCGTATCATCTTCGTTTTACCTCTTCAAAACTCGTGCTTGTAACAAGGAAGTATCCAAATAGAAATATTATAAATTGTATCGGTAATGAATAAAGGTGATTCCAATTGATTGACTTATAAAATCCTAACCACTCGAAAAACGGTTCACCTATTAATGAGCTAAGAAATGCATAAAAAATAGCTTTTAAAATAGGTGAAATATTTGGTTTTATTTGCACAAGTAATAGAAAAGCAACAGGAAGAAGACTTAAATCCCAAGGGAAGAAAGCTGGCAAAAACGGTATAAGTTCATATCTGTAATCCCAATAACCCAATTCTGTTCCAAAGGAATCTAGGAACATCGAGATAAATATGGTAAAAAAAGCTCCGAGTAGTAAACGGTTAGTGGACTCCTTTTTTCTATATTTCCACCATAAAACCCAAGGAATAATAGATAATATGAAACAAAACCACCATTGCCAAGATAAAAACACATATTCCATCCAAATATTATGATCCTTTTGATTAGCTTCCACTAAAATTTTATAAACATCATCTGTTTTTTTTGCCACTTCTTCTGGAATAATCATTTTAATCATTCCTTTTAATGAACTTTTTAAATCAATGTCACAATATTATAAGGTTAAACTAAAGTCTAGATTTTATTCTAATTATCTCCTACCAATGGTGGTAATATTATGGGTGTAATCCCGTCTACCTGATCTAAACTTAAAATAAGAAGTGGCAAATTTAAACTATTTTCTTAAATGCGGTGAATACTATGAGTTAACTTGAGATGGAGGCATACCCATCCATTTTTTGAACATACGATTAAAATAAGATTGATCACAATACCCTAGATATTCTGCTGCTTCCTTAACAGACATTTGGGTAGTAGTTAATAGATTCCATGCCATGTTTACACGTGTCTGGTGTAAATATTGAATAGGTGTCACACCAATTACTTCTTTAAATAATACCGTAACATAGTTAGGTGATACATTTGCTATTTTGGATAATTCATCAATGGTAATATGATTGCGGAAATTGTATAGGATATACTCTTGTACTTTTCGTACCACAGTTTCCTTTCCAGGTGAAGCACTTTGTTCAAACCTTTCTTGGGAAATTAGCAATAATAATTCCGACAATATATTACGTGATAACTGCTCGTAATACGTTCTTTGACCAAGCCATTGGACATATAAAAAGGCAAAACGTTGCTCAAAATAAGCGGAATTTCTCGGTTTATACCGAAATAATTGATCTTTCGCTGGAAAGGGTAAAGGAAAATCAACCGTTTTGGTTTCAGTAGAAAATAAAACGGTATATTTTCGGTGAGATTTAAATTGATGATTTTTCCAAGCACGGTATAAATTATCGGGTATCCATAAAAACTCTCCCTTTTCTAACTCTAATTGCTTATTTTCGATGTAATAAACTACTTTTCCTTCCGTAACATAAACAAGTGTATATAAGCCACGTGCTTTTTCCGTGCTCCAATATGGATCGATATCATGATATACCCCTTCTATTTTCAACATAAGTCATACTCCTATTTAAGAAAAATTGATGAATTGTACAAATATTGTGATTTTGTTTATTTTAATTATAACGCAATCCTATTATGATATCTATAAAGTAACAATTCACATTGAACGTTTATCCATTCCGATAAATGATCTAGTGTTCTAGTAATAAGATGATGAATTATCCAATACAAAAATGAAAGTGAGGGGATTTTTATGAAAATTTTGTATATTGACATTGATTCGCTACGTCCTGACCACCTTGGAGTATATGGGTACCATCGAAACACGTCGCCAAACATTGATCGAATTGCTAAAAAAGGGGTGACCTTTACAAATTATTATGCATCAGACGCGCCGTGTGCGCCTTCACGTAATGCAATGTTTAGTTCAAGGTTTGGTATTCATACGGGGTCAATTAATCACGGTGGATTAGATGCAGATGTTAGACCAATAGGTGCAGACAGACCATTTAATCATCATCATACTCCTTATCAAGCCTGGGTAGAAGACCTTCGATTTAAGGGTCACCATACGGCAATGATTAGTCCATTTCCTGGT encodes:
- a CDS encoding CBO0543 family protein, with amino-acid sequence MIIPEEVAKKTDDVYKILVEANQKDHNIWMEYVFLSWQWWFCFILSIIPWVLWWKYRKKESTNRLLLGAFFTIFISMFLDSFGTELGYWDYRYELIPFLPAFFPWDLSLLPVAFLLLVQIKPNISPILKAIFYAFLSSLIGEPFFEWLGFYKSINWNHLYSLPIQFIIFLFGYFLVTSTSFEEVKRR
- a CDS encoding helix-turn-helix domain-containing protein encodes the protein MLKIEGVYHDIDPYWSTEKARGLYTLVYVTEGKVVYYIENKQLELEKGEFLWIPDNLYRAWKNHQFKSHRKYTVLFSTETKTVDFPLPFPAKDQLFRYKPRNSAYFEQRFAFLYVQWLGQRTYYEQLSRNILSELLLLISQERFEQSASPGKETVVRKVQEYILYNFRNHITIDELSKIANVSPNYVTVLFKEVIGVTPIQYLHQTRVNMAWNLLTTTQMSVKEAAEYLGYCDQSYFNRMFKKWMGMPPSQVNS
- the bglX gene encoding beta-glucosidase BglX, which translates into the protein MNLTQLLNDMTLDEKIDQFIQLATFFYAGAETQGEITGPMEDMGISQEIIRNSGSVLGASGAKEVKNIQKVHLENNRLGIPLLMMADIVHGFKTIFPVPLAIGCSWDEELAERSAEIAAKEAAVSGVHVTFAPMVDLVRDPRWGRVMETTGEDPYLNSRFAKAFVRGFQGDDLTNDTDRVAACVKHFAAYGAPEGGRDYNTVNMSERELREYYLPAYKAALDEGCEMVMTAFNTVDGIPATGNKKLMRDLLREEWDFNGVMISDWGAVKELIPHGIAADESEAAFKAINAGVDIEMMTACYVKNLKDLVEAEEVKEELIDEAVIRILELKEKLGLFENPYRGADEQLEKEVIMSTEHREVAYELATKSCVLLKNEEILPLQKDKKIALIGPFANNGDILGQWSWQGSKEESVKIYEGMTNKVGIANVLTARGSGIDSATDDQFAEAVKIAKKADVIVLALGEKSEMSGEAGSRSNIRLPDVQLKLIEEMKKLNKPIVSVLINGRPLDLHGVYEESDGILEGWFPGTEGGRAIADLLYGDVNPSGRLTMSFPYNVGQVPVYYNHYNTGRPKDAPDAQDRYVSQYLDIPNEPLFPFGFGLSYTNYQYSDLTLSTDHLTANDEIEVSVKVKNVGSTKGEEVVQLYVRDLVGEVVRPLKELKAYQKIKLNPGEEREITFSLTEEQLRYYHADLSFESDTGKFKVFVGPNSRECLEQSFDLRK